A genomic segment from Alphaproteobacteria bacterium encodes:
- a CDS encoding YciI family protein, with translation EREDQKTDRSKTPLEPSTTSGLTSNQDEPDPPVKNRLNSPECFDDGHRHRSLTIVSSVLAGVGRWTMMAFRRTHRCTTCDFLESRLAPATPKSRSSPPPGLRYMDESHYIYVVRPTRPEMLSDGMTDLEQDTVAAHFDYLKVLADKGVVRMAGRTLEFGKQAFGIVVFMAASEAEAQRLVDDDPAVREGVMTAELSLFRIAIDRS, from the coding sequence GAGAGAGAAGATCAAAAAACGGACCGTTCAAAAACGCCGCTTGAACCATCAACGACAAGCGGCTTAACATCAAACCAAGATGAGCCAGATCCTCCGGTAAAAAATAGGCTCAACAGTCCCGAATGTTTTGATGACGGACACCGTCATAGATCGCTTACAATTGTTTCCTCGGTTTTGGCGGGAGTTGGCCGATGGACGATGATGGCGTTCAGAAGGACTCACCGTTGCACGACGTGCGATTTCTTGGAGTCGCGATTAGCTCCAGCAACCCCTAAATCGAGGTCGTCTCCACCGCCGGGACTTCGCTATATGGACGAATCCCACTACATCTACGTCGTTCGCCCGACCCGCCCCGAGATGCTTTCAGACGGTATGACCGACTTGGAACAAGATACCGTTGCGGCGCATTTTGATTACCTCAAGGTATTGGCCGATAAGGGCGTCGTTCGGATGGCTGGGCGGACGCTCGAATTTGGGAAACAGGCGTTCGGTATCGTCGTATTTATGGCTGCATCCGAGGCTGAGGCGCAGAGACTGGTCGATGATGATCCCGCCGTTCGCGAGGGTGTCATGACTGCGGAGCTATCCTTATTCAGGATTGCTATCGATCGTTCATAG
- a CDS encoding SRPBCC family protein, translating into MEAMPLHEAHAELTVEPLDAGRSRVKWSMNYRVKYGPFGWILGQTMMKVMMGKILDGNLKGLADKVQSNDIGRG; encoded by the coding sequence ATGGAAGCAATGCCTCTACATGAAGCTCATGCTGAGCTGACCGTCGAGCCGCTGGACGCCGGGAGATCGAGAGTGAAGTGGAGCATGAATTATCGTGTTAAATACGGACCGTTCGGATGGATATTGGGTCAGACCATGATGAAAGTGATGATGGGCAAAATCCTCGACGGCAATCTGAAGGGATTGGCCGATAAGGTCCAGTCGAACGACATTGGCCGGGGTTAA